The genomic window CCTTGCCATCCCAGACGGACCAGGTGAGAGTCTTCGTTCGCGCAACCGGAAGCACGTCATCGATCACGTCCAAGGACCATCCGTAGACGAACCCCACCGAGGGGAATTCCTCCATCAGTCGGACGGCACGCGATAGAGCACCAGGGGTCAGCATGTCGTCTGCCGAGAGGAGGAGGACATAGTCCCCGTCCACGTGCGAGAAGCCGATGTTGTATGTGGCAATGTGCCCACGATTGACCGGGTTGTGCAGGACGCGCACGCGAGGGCGCTGGGCCGCAACAGACTCGGCCATCAGGCCGCTGCCATCCGGCGATGCGTCGTCGATTATCAGTACGTCAACATCGACGCCAGGCTGCCCGAGCACACTGTCCACACAGGCCTCGAGATAGCGCCCGTAGTTGTAACAAGGCACCACCACGGAGACGCGTGGAGCCGCGCTCGTGCATCCGCGTGGCCGCGTCAGGACCGGCCTTGAGTATCCCGTAGGCCAGAGCTGCTGGATCAACACTTCTAGCCTGCCGTCCCCCCACGTCCCCACATGCACATCAGGAGGACGCTGAATGCCTCGGCCGCCCCGTTCTTGCGCGGGAGAGGATCGTATCGAGAGATTCGTCCCGGTCATCACGATGTCAACCCTCCGAATTCGAGAGGTGCGGCTGCTGCTTGTTCGAGTTCCTGCGGACAACCGAGTGCATTAAGGCAGAACGAGGAAGATCGGCCAGTTCGAGTATTCGACGTAATCCGGTGGACAATCGACCGAGGGTGCCGTTTTCGGAGTCAGGGAGCACCGTTTGCGCCAGCCGGGCCACTAGCAGCAGATACACCATGCATCCCACAGCCAGGCCGCTTAACAGTCTGCTCCACGGGCTGGTCAGCTGTTCAGCAACTAACCAATCGGCGCCGGCCGCCAGGACAGCCGCGCAGGCGATGGGGACCACCGTACGGATGACTCCGCTCGATGAAACACCGCTCATCCGCCGGACCGCGATGAGATACGTCGGAGCCACGACGAGCACGATGACGACGACGTGGGCCACCGCAGCCCCCATGACGCCTTCCCACTGGACCCCGAGCCACATCGCCGGGATGAGTGTCGCCAACCAGATCAACTGGACGTACAGCAGCATCCGCGCATGGGCCGCGCCCCCCACCAGGACGTTGGAGTACAGGAGCGCGTGCACAGCGAGGACTCCGTACGGTGCGAGCACCGCCAGGACGGGAGCGGCCGCAATCCACGTGCGTCCGTACACGGTTTCGATCAACGGGCCAGCGCTTGCCGCGCTCAACGCCGCGATCGGCCAGCCGATCACAGCGACGGCCTGGTGCGCTCGCCATAGAGCTCGGGCCAGGGCCGCAGGGTCGTGTCGCAATCGCGAGAACATCGGCACGGCGACACCATTGATCATGGCGTTCAACAGAGACATCGACCAGTTCGCCACGTTGAAGGCCAGGACGTAGACACCCAGCTCGACAGGGCCGAGAAGACGGCCGATGAAGGCGTAGTCGATGTTCAGGAGGGTGTAGCCGACGAGGTTGGCGCCGGCCAGAGGCAGCCCGACGCCGAGCACGAACCGCAGCACGCCCCGGTCGAATCCAAAGCCGTATCGCTTGTCGGCGCTGAGTGCCATCACGACGCCGACGACCAACTGGCCGAGCACGCGGGACCACGCGAAGGCCAGCGCACCTTCCCCGGCTGACGCGAGCACCAGGAGCAATGCGCTCGACGGCACGAAGGCCACCAGATTCGCCCGAAAGATTCGGTTCTGCTGGAAATCACGCGCCAGCATGGCTCCCGGAACGGCGAAGACACCCACCATCAGGACGGCAAGAGCCATGACCCTGATTGCCGGCGCCGCCTCATCGGCACCGAGCGCGGTCGCCAGCGGCGCGGCCAACAGATACATCCCCGTCGCCACGGTGGCCGCACTGACCAGCGATACCGTGGCTACGGTGGGAGCCAGCTTGTCTGGGTCGGTGTCACCCCGCTGCAGGACTGAGACAACGCCGAGCTCACTCATGCTCGTGACGACCGCATGAACTGTGAAGGCCACCGCGAATACGCCGAACTCACGAGGTGTGACGAGCCGTACGACCACGGCCATGAGGACCAGATTGGCCAGCTTCAGCAGGAGGGTACTGGCTCCGCTCCACAGCGCTCCCGAGGTGACTCGGCGCAGAGCATCGGCGTCCTGACCACGAGCTTCGGCAGACAGGAAATGGCCGTTGCCCGCACCTGTCTGGTCCGCGACTGTCCGGTCGACCGCTGTCACCGAGACCCAGCCCCCGATAGGATCGACGTGACGGGGTCACCCGTCCGCACAAGCTCGAGCGCACCGTCCTCAACAACGCGGTAGCAGGCACGGCAGGTGCAGGACAGATCGCTCCCGAGGCGCTCCCCGCAGGCACAGACCCAGCCGCGCTGCCGCGCCGGGTTGCCGGCCACGAAGGCGTGGGCGGGCACGTCCCGGGTGACCACCGACCCGGCGGCGGCGAAGGCGTGCCTGCCGATGCGGATCCCGCAGACGACGACGGTCCCGGCGCCGAGGGTGACGCCGTCCTCCACCACCGTGGGCAGCAGCGCGTCGGCACCCTTCTTCACGTGCGCGCGGGGCCGCAGGTCGTTGGTGAAGACGACGCCGGGGCCGAGGAACACGTCGTCGCCGACGTCGACCCCGTCGAAGACGAGGACGCCGTTCTTCACGGTGACCCGGTCGCCGAGCCGGGCGCCGCCCTCGACGTAGGCGTGGTCGCACACGTTGCAGTCGGCGCCCACCCGGGCGCCGGGCAGGACGTGCGCCCACGCCCAGATCCGGGTGCCGGGGCCGACGTCGTCGCTCTCGCACAGCCCCAGCGGGTGCACCCGCACCCCGTCCGGCTCAGCCACGGCGGGCCACCGCGGTGGCGAGCGCCTCGGCGACGCGCTCCTGCTGGGCGGGCGTGATGCCGGGGAACAGCGGCAGCGACAGGATCTCCCCCGCCGCCCGCTCGGCCACCGGGAAGTCGCCGGGGCCGTGCCCGGCCGGGGCCAGCGCGCCGGTCAGGTGGACCGGCACGGGGTAGTGGACGCCGGCGCCGATGCCGGCCGCGTCGAGGTCGGCGAGGACGGCGTCGCGGTCGGGCACCCGCACCACGTAGAGGTGCCACACGTGCGCGTTGCCCGGTGCCGCCGACGGCAGCCGGACGCCGGGGATCCCGGCGAGCAGCTCGGCGTAGCGCTCGGCCGCGGCGACCCGCTCGGCGTTCCACCCGGCCAGCCGGTGCAGCTTGGCCCGCAGCACCACCGCCTGCAGCGTGTCGAGCCGGGAGTTGAACCCCAGGACCGGGTGCTGGTACTTGACCTCGCTGCCGTGGTTGGCCAACAGCCGTACGGTGCGCGCGACCCCGGGGTCGTCGGTGGTCACCGCGCCCGCGTCGCCGTAGGCGCCGAGGTTCTTGCCCGGGTAGAAGCTCGTGCCCGCCGCGGTGCCCCACCCGCCCATCGGCACGCCCCGGTGGGTCGCGCCCTGCGCCTGCGCGGCGTCCTCGACGACGACCAGCCCGTGCCGCCCCGCGACCTCGGCGATCTCCGTCATCGGCGCCATCTGGCCGAACAGGTGCACGGGCAGCACCGCGCGGCACTCCCCCGCGACCGCCTCCAGGGCGCGCGGGTCGAGCAGCAGGTGCTCGTCGTCGACGTCGACCGGCACCGGGCGGGCGCCGGCCCGCAGCACGGCCTCGGCGCTGGCCACGAACGTGTTGGCCGGGAGCGCCACGGGGTCGCCCGGGCCGACGCCGGCGGCCCGGAGCGCGAACTCCAGCGCGTCGGTGCCGTTGCCCACGCCGACGCAGTGCGCGCGCCCGGTGAACGCGGCGAACTCCTCCTCGAAGGCGGCGACGTCGGGACCCTGCACGAAGGCGGTCGTGGCCAGGACCCGCGCGAACCCCTCGGCGACCTCGCCGGCGACCCGGTCGCGCTGGATGCCGAGGTCGACCAGCGGCACCCGGCCGGTGGTGACGGGGCGGTCGACGGTGGTCACAGCGAGGCCTCCTGGAGCGCAGCCGGGGACGGGGCGAGCGGGCGGGCCGGGTTGCCGGCCCAGGTCTGTCCGGGCGGGACGTCGCGGACGACGACGCTGCCCATGCCGACGACGGCGCCGGCGCCGATGCGCCGGTGCTCGCGGACGAGCGCGCCGGAGCCGAGGTAGGCGGCCGCGCCGACGCTGACGCCGCCGGCGAGCCGGACGCCGGCGCCGAAGGTGGCCGCGTCGCCGACCTCGTCGTCGTGGGTGAGCACGACGTGCGGCATGGCGTAGACGTGCCGGCCGACGGTGACGGCGGCGGTGAGGACGACGCCGGCGTGCAGCACGCTGCCGGGGCCGACGGTGCTGTCCGGCGAGACACTGGCCAGCGGGTGCACCACGGTCGCCCACACCTCGTCGGGGAGCCCGAGCCGGTCGACCAGCCGCTGCCGGGACGCAGGCGCGCCGGGGTTGCCCACGCACGCCAGCAGCAGGGCGCCGCGGCCGGCCTCCCCGGCGGCCTCGGCCGTCGTCCCGAGGACCGGCACGCCGTCGACCGAGGTGGCGGCCCGCGCGGGGTCGTCATCGAGCAGGCCGGTGACGGTGACCGGCTCCCCGGCGGCCTCCGGGCAGGCGCGCAGCAACTGCACGACCTCCCGGGCGGCGCCGCCCGACCCGAGGACGACCAGCGGCCGCCGGGCCCCGCTCACCGCAGGGCCGCGAGGAGGGCGTCGACCACGCGGTCCTGGTCGGCGTCGGTCATCTGGTGGAACACCGGGAGGACGAGGCTGTCGGCGGTCAGCCGCTCGGTGGCCGGCAGGGACACCCGCGGCCGGTCGGCGTAGGCCGGCTCGAGGTGGGCGGCCATGATGCCGCGGCGGGCGGAGATGCCGGCGGCGCTCAGCCGCCCGAGCAGCGCGTCGCGGCCGACCGGGGCGTCCTCGGGCAGCAGCAGCCAGCAGGACTGGTAGTTGGTCGTCCCCCACGGCGGGTCCTCGACCAGCCGCGCACCCGGCAGGCCGGCGAGCAGCTCACGGTAGCGGTCGGCCCGCTCGCGGCGCCGGGCCACCATCGCGTCCAGCCGGGTGAGCTGCACCAGCCCGATCGCGGCCTGCACGTCGGTCATCCGGAAGTTGAAGCCGGGCTCGAGGTACTGCTCGGGGGTCACGCTGCCGCTGGCGTGCCGCTCGGCGGCGCTGACGCTCATCCCGTGCTCGCGCAGTCGGCGGGCGCGGGCGGCGACCTCCGCCGAGGGGGTCACCAGCATCCCGCCCTCGCCGGTGGTGACCAGCTTGCGCGGGTGGAAGGAGAAGGCGGCCAGCTGCGCGCCCTCGCCGACCGGCCGGCCGTGCAGCGTGCTGCCGATGGCGCAGGCCGCGTCCTCGACCACGGCGATGCCGCGCGGCTCCAGCAGCGCACCGAGCGCCACGGTGTCGGCCGGCACCCCCGCCTGGTGCACCACGATCACCGCCCGGGTGCGCGGGGTCAGCACCTCCGCCACCGTGGCCGGGGTCAGGTTGCCGGTGACCAGGTCGACGTCGGCGAAGACCGGCTCCGCGCCCACGTGCCGCACGACGTTGGCGGTGGCGATGAAGGAGAAGGACGGGACGACGACCTCGTCGCCGGGCCCGACCCCGAGCAGGTGCAGCGCCAGGTGCAGCGCCGTCGTGCAGTTGGAGACGGCGACGGCCTCGGTCGCGCCGACCCGGCGCGCGAAGGCCTCCTCGAACGCCGCGACCCGCGGCCCCTGCGCCACCCAGCCCGAGGCCACGGCCTCGGCGGCGGCCGCGGCCTCCTCCTCGCCCAGCCACGGCCGCATCACCGGGATGGTGGGCAGCGCGGTCACCGGCGCGCTGGAGACGCTCACGCCAGGCTCCCCTCCGCCGGGGCGCGCTCGGAACGCCACCACTCGACCAGGCCGCGCAGCCCGTCGTCGAGACCGATCCGCGCCGTCCAGCCGAGCTGCTCGCGGGCGGCGGTCACGTCGGCCAGCCGGCGGGTCACCGCGTTGACCTTCCGGGCCTCGCCGTGCACCGGCGTCAGGCCCGAGCCCATGGCCGCCAGCAGCCCGTCGGCGAGCTCCCGCAGGCTGGT from Geodermatophilus normandii includes these protein-coding regions:
- a CDS encoding glycosyltransferase family 2 protein, which produces MTGTNLSIRSSPAQERGGRGIQRPPDVHVGTWGDGRLEVLIQQLWPTGYSRPVLTRPRGCTSAAPRVSVVVPCYNYGRYLEACVDSVLGQPGVDVDVLIIDDASPDGSGLMAESVAAQRPRVRVLHNPVNRGHIATYNIGFSHVDGDYVLLLSADDMLTPGALSRAVRLMEEFPSVGFVYGWSLDVIDDVLPVARTKTLTWSVWDGKDWLEDNCRRATNVIRSSDAVFRRSLLDRVGGYREDLPHSGDHEWWLRAAQVADVGRLGGVDQLYYRLHGSNMSRTQYASALANLHETRKAFDAALSADVGSDEENLERLRQIAYRALARKALWLAVWEYMSSPDGVDNSPAYREFALSVFPGVAETRWWRALTRREAVGRDRARKMLAFRARERVRDLEGRFAWHRNRIVGV
- a CDS encoding oligosaccharide flippase family protein gives rise to the protein MTAVDRTVADQTGAGNGHFLSAEARGQDADALRRVTSGALWSGASTLLLKLANLVLMAVVVRLVTPREFGVFAVAFTVHAVVTSMSELGVVSVLQRGDTDPDKLAPTVATVSLVSAATVATGMYLLAAPLATALGADEAAPAIRVMALAVLMVGVFAVPGAMLARDFQQNRIFRANLVAFVPSSALLLVLASAGEGALAFAWSRVLGQLVVGVVMALSADKRYGFGFDRGVLRFVLGVGLPLAGANLVGYTLLNIDYAFIGRLLGPVELGVYVLAFNVANWSMSLLNAMINGVAVPMFSRLRHDPAALARALWRAHQAVAVIGWPIAALSAASAGPLIETVYGRTWIAAAPVLAVLAPYGVLAVHALLYSNVLVGGAAHARMLLYVQLIWLATLIPAMWLGVQWEGVMGAAVAHVVVIVLVVAPTYLIAVRRMSGVSSSGVIRTVVPIACAAVLAAGADWLVAEQLTSPWSRLLSGLAVGCMVYLLLVARLAQTVLPDSENGTLGRLSTGLRRILELADLPRSALMHSVVRRNSNKQQPHLSNSEG
- a CDS encoding acyltransferase, whose product is MAEPDGVRVHPLGLCESDDVGPGTRIWAWAHVLPGARVGADCNVCDHAYVEGGARLGDRVTVKNGVLVFDGVDVGDDVFLGPGVVFTNDLRPRAHVKKGADALLPTVVEDGVTLGAGTVVVCGIRIGRHAFAAAGSVVTRDVPAHAFVAGNPARQRGWVCACGERLGSDLSCTCRACYRVVEDGALELVRTGDPVTSILSGAGSR
- a CDS encoding DegT/DnrJ/EryC1/StrS family aminotransferase; amino-acid sequence: MTTVDRPVTTGRVPLVDLGIQRDRVAGEVAEGFARVLATTAFVQGPDVAAFEEEFAAFTGRAHCVGVGNGTDALEFALRAAGVGPGDPVALPANTFVASAEAVLRAGARPVPVDVDDEHLLLDPRALEAVAGECRAVLPVHLFGQMAPMTEIAEVAGRHGLVVVEDAAQAQGATHRGVPMGGWGTAAGTSFYPGKNLGAYGDAGAVTTDDPGVARTVRLLANHGSEVKYQHPVLGFNSRLDTLQAVVLRAKLHRLAGWNAERVAAAERYAELLAGIPGVRLPSAAPGNAHVWHLYVVRVPDRDAVLADLDAAGIGAGVHYPVPVHLTGALAPAGHGPGDFPVAERAAGEILSLPLFPGITPAQQERVAEALATAVARRG
- a CDS encoding acetyltransferase; the protein is MSGARRPLVVLGSGGAAREVVQLLRACPEAAGEPVTVTGLLDDDPARAATSVDGVPVLGTTAEAAGEAGRGALLLACVGNPGAPASRQRLVDRLGLPDEVWATVVHPLASVSPDSTVGPGSVLHAGVVLTAAVTVGRHVYAMPHVVLTHDDEVGDAATFGAGVRLAGGVSVGAAAYLGSGALVREHRRIGAGAVVGMGSVVVRDVPPGQTWAGNPARPLAPSPAALQEASL
- a CDS encoding DegT/DnrJ/EryC1/StrS family aminotransferase — protein: MSVSSAPVTALPTIPVMRPWLGEEEAAAAAEAVASGWVAQGPRVAAFEEAFARRVGATEAVAVSNCTTALHLALHLLGVGPGDEVVVPSFSFIATANVVRHVGAEPVFADVDLVTGNLTPATVAEVLTPRTRAVIVVHQAGVPADTVALGALLEPRGIAVVEDAACAIGSTLHGRPVGEGAQLAAFSFHPRKLVTTGEGGMLVTPSAEVAARARRLREHGMSVSAAERHASGSVTPEQYLEPGFNFRMTDVQAAIGLVQLTRLDAMVARRRERADRYRELLAGLPGARLVEDPPWGTTNYQSCWLLLPEDAPVGRDALLGRLSAAGISARRGIMAAHLEPAYADRPRVSLPATERLTADSLVLPVFHQMTDADQDRVVDALLAALR